From Dehalobacter sp. 12DCB1:
TGCCCGCTCTGTGACGACGGGTGTGATTTCAGCGACGAACCGTTTTCTGGAGCTGCAAGGAGAAGCAAGTTTTAATCTAATTCAGACCGATGCGGCGATCAACCCCGGAAATAGCGGAGGACCACTGGTAGATTATCATGGAAAGGTCGTTGGCATCAATGCAGCTAAAAACCAAGACACCGGCTATGAAGGAATGGGCTTTGCGATTCCGATTACGGACGCCTGGCCGACGATCCAACAGCTGATTAAGAAGGGCTATGCTGCCCATCCAGGCATTCTGGTCTCGATCGACGAACGGTATACTGTTGAATGGGCTTCCCAGCAGGGATGGCCTGCTGGCGCCTATATTTCAGCGGTTTCAACTGAAGGACCTGCCTATAAAGCTGGGATTCGTGCCGGAGATGTCATTACCAAGGTTAATGGCGTTGAAATCACCAGTTCGCTTGAAATGACCCATGAATTGTTTAAATTTGAGGTTGGAGATGCGGTCACCGTTACCTATTACCGTCAGGGGAACACAAAAGACGTTAAGGTTACACTGACAGAATTAAAATCCTGAGCAGCCGACCTTAGCGATCAGATAAGAAAAAACCTTGCACCGTTCTGAGATGCGAGGTTTTTTCTTATGTTGCTTATACGAAAGCAATTCCTTTGCAGGAGCTCGTTTCGATCAGCTATCAGGATCGGAATTCCTGCACCAGTTTTTCAAACGCAGGAATGGAATTCACGATGGTATCCATACTTACGCAGTAAGATATCCTGATATAACCGGGACAGCCAAATCCGTTTCCGGGGACAAGCAATAAATGATATTTAACGGCCCTTTTGACAAATTCAACATCGTCCTCGATCAGTGCTTTCGGGAAAAGGTAAAAGGCTCCCTGCGGTTTGACGCATTCAAAACCAAGTGCAGTCAAATGCTCATATAAATAATCTCTTTTCTTTTGATAATCCGCGGCATCTGTTTTGACATCAAGGGAATCACCGACAACTTTCTGGAACAATCCGGGAGCATTGACAAACCCAAGTGTTCGGTTACAAAAGCTCAAAGCGTTATTCAGCACGTCAGCGTCTTTAATTTGGCTGCTCGTTGCAATATATCCGATTCTTTCTCCGGCAAGGCCGAGCGATTTACTGAAGGAATTAACAATGATGCTGTTTTCAAAAATGGACAGGATGTTCGGGATTTTCATCCCGTCATAGACAATCTGGTCATAGGGCTGATCAGAAATAATATAGATAACAGTTTTATATTCATCTTGTTTTTTTAGCAGGACTTCTTTGATTTGTTTCAGCTTCTCCTTGCTGTAGACAATGCCGGTGGGATTGTTTGGGGTATTAATAATAATCGCCTTTGTTTTAGGCGAAATCACTTTTTCCAGGGCATCCAAGTCTGGCTCGAGTGTCCGGCGGTCCGGCGGTACAATGATTGGTTTCCCACCATGGTTATCTGTATAGAACATATATTCAACAAAATAGGGGGCGAAGATAATAACCTCTTCACCAGGATTCAGAAGCGCTTTCAGTACAACATTCAGTCCGCCGGCAGCGCCGACCGTCATGATAATATTATCTTGGGTAAGTTCGATTTCACTGTCATGCTGAAGCGACCGGGCAATTTTTTCTCTGACTTCGGGATAGCCGGCATTGTTCATGTATTTAT
This genomic window contains:
- a CDS encoding pyridoxal phosphate-dependent aminotransferase, with the translated sequence MFSEKVVNNLKNASWIRAMFEEGERLTKIYGRENVYDFSLGNPFSEPPEEVIESLKNYVTGNYKGIHKYMNNAGYPEVREKIARSLQHDSEIELTQDNIIMTVGAAGGLNVVLKALLNPGEEVIIFAPYFVEYMFYTDNHGGKPIIVPPDRRTLEPDLDALEKVISPKTKAIIINTPNNPTGIVYSKEKLKQIKEVLLKKQDEYKTVIYIISDQPYDQIVYDGMKIPNILSIFENSIIVNSFSKSLGLAGERIGYIATSSQIKDADVLNNALSFCNRTLGFVNAPGLFQKVVGDSLDVKTDAADYQKKRDYLYEHLTALGFECVKPQGAFYLFPKALIEDDVEFVKRAVKYHLLLVPGNGFGCPGYIRISYCVSMDTIVNSIPAFEKLVQEFRS